A genomic segment from bacterium encodes:
- a CDS encoding trypsin-like peptidase domain-containing protein produces the protein MSLRLKIPVIVGLAVLWNALPVSAQKGDPRDALALAELSAAMQAIAARVQPAVVQIVSSGYVPAGEGAESAAELLRLQRSGGSGVIVDPTGYIVTNAHVVANAQRVQVVLTAPPGRNAFQSIVKPRGPILPADVVGLDEETDLAVLKVDTSGLPYLPLGNSDDVKSGQVVLAFGAPLGLDNSVTMGVVSAVARQLRPEDRMIYIQTDASINPGNSGGPLVNTAGQVVGINTSIITRSGGSEGLGFAAPSNIVRTVYEQIRAAGRVRRGGIGVLAQTINPVLAEGLGLARDWGVVAGDVSPDSPAARAGVRRGDIILALNGKPMENARQFDVNLYQFATGDKVRLDLQRGDEQLSLEVQVIERPGASSELALMVSPEENLIGPLGILALDLNDEVAAMLPPLRFRTGVVVAARASDATPGEDNFRPGDVIYAVNRVPVESIRDLRAALDQLQSGDAVVAEVERGGALRYVALRME, from the coding sequence ATGTCCCTGCGTCTGAAGATTCCCGTCATTGTCGGTCTCGCGGTTCTCTGGAACGCGCTGCCGGTTTCGGCGCAAAAGGGCGATCCGCGCGACGCCCTAGCGCTGGCCGAACTGTCGGCGGCGATGCAGGCGATCGCCGCGCGGGTGCAGCCGGCGGTGGTGCAGATTGTCTCCTCCGGCTATGTCCCCGCCGGCGAGGGGGCCGAATCGGCCGCCGAACTGCTGCGTTTGCAGCGCTCCGGCGGCTCGGGGGTGATTGTTGACCCAACCGGCTACATCGTCACCAACGCCCATGTGGTGGCCAATGCCCAAAGGGTGCAGGTGGTGCTCACTGCGCCGCCGGGCAGAAATGCCTTCCAGTCGATTGTCAAGCCGCGCGGGCCGATCTTGCCGGCGGATGTGGTCGGTCTCGATGAGGAAACCGATCTGGCGGTGCTCAAGGTCGACACGTCCGGTCTGCCGTATCTGCCGTTGGGCAACAGCGACGATGTCAAGTCGGGTCAGGTGGTGCTGGCCTTCGGCGCGCCCCTGGGTCTGGACAATTCCGTGACCATGGGGGTGGTTTCGGCGGTGGCGCGGCAGTTGCGTCCGGAGGATCGGATGATCTACATCCAGACCGACGCGTCAATCAATCCCGGCAACTCCGGCGGGCCGTTGGTCAACACCGCCGGGCAGGTGGTCGGGATCAACACCTCGATCATCACCCGATCCGGCGGAAGTGAAGGGCTGGGATTTGCCGCGCCCAGCAACATCGTTCGCACAGTCTATGAGCAGATTCGCGCCGCCGGACGAGTCCGGCGCGGCGGGATTGGCGTCCTGGCGCAGACCATCAATCCGGTTTTAGCCGAAGGCCTCGGACTGGCGCGCGATTGGGGAGTGGTCGCCGGTGATGTTTCTCCCGACAGCCCGGCGGCGCGGGCCGGTGTGCGGCGCGGCGACATCATCCTGGCGCTCAATGGCAAGCCGATGGAGAATGCCCGTCAATTCGACGTCAACCTCTATCAATTCGCCACCGGCGACAAGGTCCGTCTCGATCTCCAGCGCGGCGACGAGCAGCTGTCTCTGGAGGTGCAGGTCATCGAACGGCCGGGCGCCTCTTCCGAATTGGCGTTGATGGTCAGCCCCGAAGAGAATCTGATCGGGCCGCTGGGCATCCTCGCGCTTGATTTGAATGACGAGGTCGCCGCGATGCTGCCGCCGTTGCGTTTCCGCACCGGTGTGGTGGTGGCCGCGCGCGCCTCCGATGCCACACCCGGCGAGGACAACTTCCGACCCGGCGATGTCATCTACGCGGTCAACAGGGTGCCGGTCGAGTCGATCCGCGATCTGCGCGCGGCGTTGGACCAACTGCAAAGCGGCGATGCGGTGGTGGCCGAAGTGGAGCGGGGCGGCGCATTGCGCTACGTCGCGCTGCGAATGGAGTGA
- a CDS encoding GntG family PLP-dependent aldolase codes for MKIVDLRSDTITRPTPGMRAAMAAAEVGDDVLGDDPTVQALEAKVAALFGVEASLFVVSGTMGNQVSLHTHACPGDEIICDEDAHIDWYEVGAPAALSGLQVRPIPAPDGIPDPDRIRAAIRPENIHHPVTSIIAVENTHNRAGGTVVPLPIMRAVAEIAHEHGAVCHLDGARIWNAHAATGIALSEWVRGYDSVSVCLSKGLGAPVGSMILGTRAFITRARRSRKRFGGGLRQAGILAAAGIYAIDDQLPKLKDDHRRARRLAEAVQGLPGIRVIPDPPPTNIVVIDLDGSRHNPETVLKTLESRGVRMLGFGASRIRAVTHRDVDDEDIEIAARVLRETLS; via the coding sequence ATGAAGATTGTCGATCTGCGTTCGGACACGATCACCAGGCCGACCCCGGGGATGCGCGCCGCCATGGCCGCCGCCGAGGTCGGCGATGATGTCCTGGGCGATGACCCCACCGTGCAGGCGCTCGAAGCCAAAGTCGCGGCGCTCTTCGGCGTCGAGGCCTCGCTGTTTGTCGTCTCCGGCACCATGGGCAACCAGGTGTCGTTGCACACCCATGCCTGTCCCGGCGATGAGATCATCTGCGACGAGGACGCTCACATCGACTGGTATGAAGTGGGCGCGCCGGCGGCACTGTCCGGATTGCAGGTGCGTCCCATCCCCGCGCCCGACGGCATCCCCGATCCGGACCGCATCCGCGCGGCGATCCGTCCGGAGAACATCCACCATCCGGTGACCAGCATCATCGCCGTGGAAAACACCCACAACCGCGCCGGCGGCACCGTGGTACCGCTGCCGATTATGCGCGCCGTGGCCGAGATCGCGCATGAACATGGCGCGGTCTGCCATCTCGATGGCGCGCGTATCTGGAACGCCCATGCCGCCACCGGAATCGCGTTGTCCGAATGGGTGAGGGGGTATGATTCGGTCTCGGTCTGCCTGTCGAAGGGGTTGGGCGCGCCGGTCGGGTCGATGATTCTCGGCACCCGCGCGTTCATCACCCGCGCGCGACGGTCGCGCAAGCGTTTCGGCGGCGGGCTGCGTCAGGCGGGCATTCTCGCGGCGGCGGGAATCTACGCCATCGATGATCAGTTGCCGAAACTGAAGGATGATCATCGTCGCGCCCGACGGCTGGCCGAGGCGGTGCAGGGGCTGCCGGGGATTCGGGTGATCCCCGATCCACCGCCGACCAACATTGTAGTCATTGACCTGGACGGTTCGCGACACAATCCCGAGACCGTGCTCAAGACGCTCGAAAGCCGCGGGGTCCGGATGCTCGGCTTCGGCGCATCGCGCATCCGGGCGGTGACCCACCGCGATGTCGATGACGAGGACATCGAAATCGCCGCGCGTGTGTTGCGGGAGACTCTGTCGTGA
- a CDS encoding aldehyde dehydrogenase family protein — MPTAAAKASKPAAAPKGSATEFRNFINGKWVESKTGKTFENRNPADRRELIGTFQKSDHRDVDAAVNAAAEAFKSWRLVPAPKRAEILYKVGERLIRYKEEFARDMTREMGKVLKETRGDVQEAIDMSYYMAGEGRRQFGHTTPSELKNKFQMSVRQPLGVCGLITPWNFPMAIPSWKIMPALVLGNTIVIKPATDTPLSVVNLMKCMDECGVPPGVINMVTGSGRDVGEPLINHPEVKLVSFTGSTEVGRSVSSLCGPHFKHSCLEMGGKNPQIVMDDADLDLAIEGALWGGFGTTGQRCTATSRVIVHKKVYKEFVSRYVERVKSLKVGNGLDPKTDMGPCVNEGQLHTVETYVRIGQKEDGAKLLAGGHRLEKGDYAHGWFHEPTVFGDVDPKMRIAQEEIFGPVVSVIPVDNFDQAIQVANDVAYGLSASIYTRDVNRAFTAMRDVYTGIFYVNAPTIGAEVHLPFGGTKATGNGHREAGQAALDVFSEWKAIYVDFSGSLQKAQIDD, encoded by the coding sequence ATGCCAACTGCCGCCGCCAAAGCCAGCAAACCCGCCGCCGCCCCGAAAGGGAGCGCGACCGAGTTCAGGAATTTCATCAACGGTAAATGGGTCGAATCGAAGACCGGTAAGACCTTCGAGAATCGCAATCCTGCCGATCGTCGCGAGCTCATCGGCACCTTCCAGAAGTCCGACCATCGCGATGTTGACGCCGCGGTCAACGCCGCCGCCGAGGCGTTTAAGTCCTGGCGGCTGGTCCCCGCCCCCAAGCGCGCCGAGATTCTCTACAAAGTCGGCGAGCGGCTGATCCGCTACAAGGAAGAGTTCGCCCGCGACATGACGCGCGAGATGGGGAAGGTGCTCAAGGAGACGCGCGGCGATGTGCAGGAAGCCATCGACATGTCGTATTACATGGCCGGCGAGGGGCGCCGTCAATTTGGCCACACCACTCCCTCGGAGTTGAAGAACAAGTTCCAGATGTCAGTGCGTCAGCCGCTGGGTGTCTGCGGCCTGATCACGCCGTGGAATTTCCCGATGGCGATTCCGTCGTGGAAGATCATGCCGGCGCTGGTGCTGGGCAACACGATCGTCATCAAGCCGGCGACCGATACGCCGCTTTCCGTCGTCAACCTGATGAAGTGCATGGACGAGTGCGGCGTGCCGCCGGGCGTGATCAATATGGTCACCGGCTCCGGACGCGATGTCGGCGAGCCGCTCATCAATCACCCGGAAGTCAAGCTGGTCTCATTCACCGGTTCCACCGAGGTGGGACGTTCGGTGTCGTCGCTGTGCGGCCCGCACTTCAAGCACTCCTGCCTTGAGATGGGCGGGAAGAATCCGCAGATCGTCATGGATGACGCCGACCTCGATTTGGCCATCGAGGGCGCGCTCTGGGGCGGATTCGGCACCACCGGCCAGCGTTGCACCGCGACCTCGCGTGTCATCGTGCACAAGAAGGTTTACAAAGAGTTCGTCAGCCGCTATGTCGAGCGGGTCAAATCGTTGAAGGTCGGCAACGGCCTCGATCCCAAGACCGACATGGGCCCCTGCGTCAACGAGGGCCAGTTGCACACGGTGGAGACCTATGTGCGCATTGGCCAGAAGGAGGATGGCGCCAAGTTGCTGGCCGGCGGGCACCGGCTGGAGAAGGGCGATTACGCCCACGGCTGGTTCCACGAGCCGACCGTCTTCGGCGATGTCGACCCGAAAATGCGGATTGCGCAGGAAGAGATCTTCGGGCCGGTGGTCTCGGTGATCCCCGTCGACAATTTCGACCAGGCCATCCAGGTGGCCAACGATGTTGCCTATGGCCTGTCGGCGTCGATCTACACCCGCGACGTCAATCGCGCCTTCACCGCCATGCGCGACGTGTACACTGGCATCTTCTATGTCAACGCGCCGACCATCGGCGCCGAGGTGCATCTGCCGTTCGGCGGCACCAAGGCGACCGGCAACGGCCA
- a CDS encoding MBL fold metallo-hydrolase encodes MKLVILGSSAGLASRRRAGSCYLLDLGEQGVLLDLGDGATRNFLQADYRADWVSHIVITHTHADHVGGLGYFLQQRYLTGTDRPLTIHCPGEAVGPIKAVFNLGYMFKDKLPFAIAYNPHVERYPFLAGAARITPFPTSHLSAMRAFAEEKGLPNRGECYALRIEAGRRTIVYSADLGSLNDLDSIPTPIDWLLVESTHVPLDRLWPWADERRVNRVILTHIADHFDTARALTDKDKTRAEILIAEDGMTLEI; translated from the coding sequence GTGAAACTCGTGATCCTCGGTTCCTCGGCCGGGCTGGCGTCGCGACGGCGGGCCGGATCGTGCTATCTGCTCGATCTGGGTGAGCAGGGCGTGCTTTTGGATCTGGGCGATGGCGCCACCCGCAACTTCCTGCAGGCGGACTATCGCGCCGACTGGGTCTCGCATATCGTCATCACCCACACCCATGCCGACCATGTCGGCGGACTCGGATACTTCCTCCAGCAACGCTACCTGACGGGCACTGACCGTCCGCTGACCATCCATTGCCCGGGCGAAGCGGTGGGGCCGATCAAGGCCGTTTTCAATCTCGGCTACATGTTCAAGGACAAGCTGCCGTTTGCCATCGCCTACAATCCGCATGTCGAGCGCTACCCGTTTCTGGCCGGCGCGGCGCGGATCACACCGTTTCCGACCTCGCATCTGTCCGCCATGCGCGCCTTCGCCGAAGAGAAGGGCCTGCCCAACCGGGGCGAATGCTATGCGCTCCGTATCGAGGCGGGGAGGCGAACCATTGTGTACTCGGCTGATCTGGGCAGTCTCAACGATCTCGACAGCATCCCCACCCCGATTGACTGGCTTCTGGTCGAATCGACCCATGTCCCGCTGGACCGTCTCTGGCCCTGGGCCGACGAGCGCCGTGTGAACCGTGTCATTCTCACGCACATTGCCGACCATTTCGACACGGCGCGCGCGCTCACTGACAAAGACAAGACCCGCGCCGAAATCCTGATTGCCGAAGACGGCATGACCCTCGAGATTTGA
- a CDS encoding MATE family efflux transporter — translation MSERIIEPVNPVPGEAEPITPPSVTPQSETREVYRSILRMGIPSMVGFAALHLYNVVDMFWVSRLGAEQVAGVAIFAAFYWVLSSINMIAGAGSTAIIARRYGEQDMERTRTAIVEAFILKIATAAVSAVIGYLLTPWMVRLLGATGDVERYAISYGRVMFLGLVFNFPVWTVFTALRGIDQPRPAMWIMLASTGLNALLNPIMIFGWGPIPALGVAGSAWASLIGFGMTTIVGLAMFFAGAFHVRLTWAAVRQASQRTMWQMLKIGMPTGVSSISFSLARLVITPMITHFGAPYVAIYGAGSRVLELTIIVVVGLELGLSPLIGHLLGRGDKQRAYVTAEKAIALAAGLMLTMGIGMALLAGPITRIFFADSSYEPLGVAFFRIMAIAGPFIGAFLMMEAAFSGAGDTVPVMVVGIIHAWVFQVPLIWFLSHGLGVGPNGIWWGFAGSEALSSVFYFWWFSRKRWIHRQV, via the coding sequence ATGTCCGAGCGCATCATCGAACCTGTCAACCCGGTGCCGGGGGAAGCCGAGCCGATCACACCCCCATCGGTCACCCCGCAGTCCGAGACCCGTGAGGTCTACCGCTCGATTCTGCGCATGGGGATCCCGTCGATGGTCGGGTTCGCCGCGCTGCATCTGTACAACGTGGTCGACATGTTCTGGGTCTCGCGTCTGGGCGCCGAGCAGGTTGCCGGGGTGGCGATTTTCGCCGCCTTCTACTGGGTGCTCTCCTCGATCAACATGATCGCCGGCGCCGGCTCCACGGCGATCATCGCCCGACGGTATGGCGAGCAGGACATGGAGCGCACCCGCACGGCGATCGTGGAGGCCTTCATCCTGAAGATCGCCACCGCCGCAGTGAGCGCCGTGATTGGCTACCTGCTCACGCCGTGGATGGTGCGTCTGCTGGGCGCCACCGGCGATGTCGAACGGTACGCCATCAGCTATGGACGGGTGATGTTTCTCGGGCTGGTGTTCAACTTCCCGGTCTGGACCGTGTTTACCGCGTTGCGCGGCATCGATCAGCCGCGTCCGGCGATGTGGATCATGCTGGCTTCGACCGGGCTCAACGCGCTGCTCAATCCCATCATGATCTTCGGCTGGGGACCGATCCCGGCGCTGGGCGTGGCCGGTTCGGCGTGGGCATCGCTGATCGGCTTCGGCATGACCACCATTGTCGGCCTGGCGATGTTCTTTGCCGGCGCATTCCACGTCCGCCTGACCTGGGCGGCGGTCCGTCAGGCCAGCCAGCGCACAATGTGGCAGATGCTGAAAATTGGCATGCCCACGGGGGTCAGTTCGATTTCGTTCTCGCTGGCCCGTCTGGTGATCACGCCGATGATCACCCACTTCGGCGCGCCCTATGTGGCCATCTACGGCGCCGGTTCGCGGGTGCTGGAACTGACGATCATCGTTGTCGTCGGACTCGAACTGGGTCTTTCACCGCTGATCGGCCACCTGCTGGGACGCGGCGACAAGCAACGCGCCTATGTCACCGCCGAAAAGGCCATTGCCCTGGCGGCAGGCCTGATGCTGACAATGGGTATCGGCATGGCGCTTCTGGCCGGACCGATCACCCGCATCTTCTTCGCCGATTCGTCCTATGAACCATTGGGCGTCGCCTTCTTCCGCATCATGGCCATCGCCGGACCGTTTATCGGCGCATTCCTGATGATGGAGGCCGCCTTCTCCGGCGCGGGAGACACGGTGCCGGTGATGGTGGTCGGCATCATCCACGCCTGGGTCTTTCAGGTACCGCTCATCTGGTTCCTCTCGCATGGCCTCGGTGTCGGCCCCAATGGCATCTGGTGGGGATTTGCCGGGTCGGAGGCGCTCTCCAGCGTTTTCTATTTCTGGTGGTTCTCGCGCAAACGCTGGATCCACCGGCAGGTGTAG